The Paenibacillus sp. FSL R7-0204 genome includes a region encoding these proteins:
- a CDS encoding DUF5808 domain-containing protein: protein MTQEPMVIIFGSYLMITMMLSLQAYRGLRTFLFGIALPEEVLNDPSIRAIRRNYALLTSGFAVAIGWACLLWLRHQPARGLLILTTSILLLMFASSFAVWLSRMSVQRLKTARGWQVDVETKRTASLKLSRTHSPVLRTWWYSANAAVMALCIFFAIARWDTIPQLLILGNFHFNKSVWTVFMLNSVQALNITVFVCCNLLISRARTSLDPQDREGSLQKQLKLKKIHSLLAWGASLLMVVFYGVAQAIALYGWRGKLLFLSGIALCTLLFVALIGVILYIRIKDMDQLRDVPSLEERYWKWLGLFYVNPEDPALMIPNNHGFGWTINMANPRSKIIATAIIAVPIIETILVFPLFNK from the coding sequence TTGACACAAGAACCGATGGTTATTATTTTCGGCAGTTATTTGATGATTACAATGATGCTCAGCTTACAGGCCTATCGCGGATTAAGGACCTTTCTGTTCGGCATTGCTCTGCCGGAAGAGGTACTGAATGACCCATCCATCCGTGCCATTCGCCGGAATTACGCTTTGCTTACCAGTGGTTTTGCGGTCGCCATCGGGTGGGCTTGCTTGTTATGGCTGCGCCATCAACCGGCCCGGGGTCTCCTGATTTTGACAACATCCATCTTGCTTTTAATGTTTGCTTCATCCTTCGCAGTTTGGCTCAGCCGGATGTCCGTGCAACGCTTGAAGACTGCCAGAGGTTGGCAGGTTGACGTGGAAACGAAGCGCACTGCAAGTCTCAAACTCAGCCGGACGCATAGTCCGGTGCTACGCACTTGGTGGTATTCGGCAAATGCTGCCGTTATGGCGCTATGCATCTTCTTTGCTATTGCAAGGTGGGATACGATTCCGCAATTGTTGATTCTCGGAAATTTCCACTTCAACAAATCCGTGTGGACCGTGTTCATGCTGAACAGTGTGCAAGCGCTGAATATCACCGTGTTCGTCTGCTGCAATCTGCTGATCAGCCGTGCCAGAACATCGCTGGATCCCCAGGACCGGGAAGGTTCGCTGCAAAAACAGTTGAAGCTCAAGAAAATCCATTCACTCTTAGCTTGGGGAGCCTCACTTCTAATGGTTGTATTCTATGGGGTAGCGCAAGCCATAGCGTTGTACGGCTGGAGGGGCAAATTGCTTTTCCTCTCCGGCATAGCGCTCTGCACATTGCTTTTCGTCGCACTAATCGGCGTAATACTTTACATACGGATCAAGGATATGGATCAGCTAAGAGATGTTCCATCGTTGGAGGAAAGATACTGGAAGTGGCTCGGCCTCTTTTACGTGAATCCTGAAGATCCGGCGTTGATGATTCCTAACAATCACGGTTTCGGCTGGACGATCAATATGGCCAATCCGCGCAGTAAGATCATAGCCACCGCGATTATAGCTGTTCCGATAATCGAAACTATACTAGTTTTTCCTTTATTCAATAAATGA
- a CDS encoding GntR family transcriptional regulator: MFIELDLQSETPIYTQLVDQIVEGIDSGELKPGDSLPSTRSLAEDLGINLHTVNKAYNLLKQEGLLQVNRKTGVIVQPGGMPGVTEVFAEKLRRQLRSLAAAAAVRGMAEEVFAQESRSVYQDIIRIRGGEQY; encoded by the coding sequence GTGTTCATTGAGCTTGATCTGCAATCGGAAACCCCCATTTACACTCAACTGGTTGACCAAATCGTTGAAGGGATCGACTCTGGCGAGCTGAAGCCGGGCGATTCGCTTCCGTCGACCCGGAGTCTGGCGGAGGACCTGGGGATCAATCTACATACCGTCAACAAAGCCTATAATTTGCTCAAGCAGGAGGGCTTGCTTCAAGTGAACAGGAAAACGGGCGTTATTGTTCAGCCGGGCGGGATGCCTGGTGTGACAGAGGTGTTCGCGGAGAAGCTCCGGCGGCAGCTGCGGTCTCTTGCTGCTGCAGCTGCGGTACGGGGCATGGCGGAAGAGGTATTCGCACAAGAGAGCAGATCGGTGTACCAGGATATAATCAGGATTCGCGGAGGGGAACAATATTGA
- a CDS encoding alanine--tRNA ligase, whose translation MTPDELRQSYVDFMKGIGASQVPSSSLLPENDPSTLFTGSGMQPMVPYLLGEKHPVGNEIANIQKCLRTVDIEEVGDTSHLTFFEMIGRWEFKANEHNYKQKQIDAIWHWQIIELGIDPGRLYISVFAGSDELNIPKDTEAIGLWSAKFKSVGIEPIIEDDPWQYGASRGGKIFLYDEQENWWSRAGSPLHMPVGEPGGPDSEMFYDLEPGGDSLDHPASESDRFLEIGNNVFMCYTKGDTGFVKMQNPNLDYGGGLERVATALNGDKDIYNTAFFLNPKNKLMELSGKSYADDLKSFRIILDHVRAATFLINDGAEPANSDAGYITRRLLRRAIRAGKKIGIQGSFVGQLSEVYIDEATAYEDLIRNKKKIIEIVNKEESLFYRTLQQGEFEIQKHLKNKGNVTGADAFYFYETYGFPLELTEEYLSESGYSMEDKASYTEAAKKHAEMSRTASAGKFKGGLSEYSTETTALHTVSHLLLAGLREVLGDHVHQQGSNITSERLRFDFNHDDKLTPEQIAEVEKYVNDAISSKAVTSIAELPKLEAKESNVEGNFWDKYPDIVKVYTIQDHEGKVWSREVCGGPHVEDTTNLGTFRITKEQSSAAGVRRIKGVIVGRP comes from the coding sequence ATGACACCAGATGAATTGAGACAATCCTATGTTGATTTTATGAAAGGAATAGGGGCTAGCCAAGTGCCTTCTTCTAGCTTGTTACCGGAAAATGATCCCTCAACGTTGTTTACAGGGAGCGGCATGCAGCCGATGGTTCCCTATTTATTGGGGGAAAAGCATCCGGTCGGCAATGAGATTGCGAATATCCAGAAGTGCTTAAGGACAGTGGATATTGAGGAAGTAGGAGATACGTCGCATCTGACATTTTTCGAAATGATAGGCCGGTGGGAGTTCAAAGCCAATGAACATAACTATAAGCAAAAGCAAATCGATGCCATTTGGCATTGGCAGATCATCGAATTAGGAATAGATCCGGGCAGGCTGTATATCAGTGTTTTCGCAGGAAGTGATGAACTGAATATACCGAAAGATACAGAAGCCATTGGGCTCTGGTCAGCAAAATTCAAATCCGTCGGGATAGAACCCATCATTGAAGATGATCCTTGGCAATATGGGGCATCTAGAGGCGGGAAAATATTCTTATACGATGAACAAGAAAACTGGTGGAGCCGGGCCGGAAGTCCGCTCCATATGCCGGTTGGTGAACCGGGAGGGCCTGATAGTGAAATGTTCTATGATCTTGAACCGGGCGGTGATTCACTGGACCATCCTGCTTCTGAAAGCGACAGATTCCTGGAAATTGGGAACAACGTATTTATGTGTTACACAAAAGGAGACACAGGATTTGTAAAAATGCAAAATCCCAATCTCGATTATGGAGGCGGATTAGAAAGGGTGGCTACAGCTCTTAACGGGGACAAGGATATTTATAATACGGCTTTCTTCCTTAATCCCAAGAACAAGTTGATGGAGCTAAGCGGGAAGTCCTATGCTGACGATCTAAAGTCCTTTAGAATCATACTGGACCATGTGAGAGCAGCTACTTTTCTCATTAATGATGGTGCAGAGCCGGCAAATAGTGATGCAGGGTATATAACGAGAAGGTTATTACGGAGGGCCATCCGTGCTGGTAAAAAAATAGGGATACAAGGAAGCTTTGTGGGTCAGTTGTCTGAAGTTTATATCGATGAAGCTACAGCTTATGAAGATTTGATCCGCAATAAAAAGAAAATAATTGAAATCGTAAATAAGGAAGAAAGTCTTTTCTATAGAACATTACAGCAGGGAGAATTTGAAATACAGAAACATCTGAAGAATAAGGGTAACGTTACAGGTGCAGATGCCTTTTATTTTTACGAAACCTATGGATTTCCCTTGGAGTTGACGGAAGAGTACCTAAGTGAAAGTGGATATAGCATGGAGGACAAGGCGTCTTATACTGAGGCGGCAAAAAAACATGCTGAAATGAGCAGAACTGCTTCTGCGGGTAAATTTAAAGGTGGCTTATCTGAATATTCCACAGAAACAACCGCGCTGCACACGGTATCTCATTTGCTACTTGCGGGGTTAAGGGAAGTGCTAGGTGATCATGTCCACCAACAAGGAAGTAATATTACTTCCGAACGATTACGGTTTGACTTCAACCACGATGATAAACTTACACCCGAGCAAATAGCTGAGGTGGAGAAGTATGTGAATGATGCAATTTCATCCAAAGCAGTTACCTCTATTGCAGAGCTGCCTAAGCTTGAAGCGAAAGAAAGTAATGTGGAAGGAAACTTTTGGGATAAATATCCGGATATCGTTAAGGTGTATACCATCCAGGATCACGAAGGGAAGGTGTGGAGCCGGGAAGTATGCGGAGGACCACATGTAGAAGATACCACAAACTTAGGAACGTTCCGTATTACAAAAGAACAATCTTCTGCTGCTGGAGTCAGAAGGATTAAAGGAGTCATTGTCGGCAGACCATAA
- a CDS encoding MBL fold metallo-hydrolase: protein MSLSRPNTRVKAIELRMGSFIVYPTLLWDERNLVLVDTGIPGQLDKIRRLLEAEGFGLDQLTHIIITHQDSDHIGSLPELIRERGNELTVLAHEETVPYLTGAIPLIRGTTFAPSVHVHTALKDRDILPLAGGIQVVFTPGHTPDHMSLYHIPTQTLIAGDALNSQDGKLLSCDKYYTLDHPTALKSIAKLLELDIKKVITYHGNEATHRIKETLQKIVNAR, encoded by the coding sequence ATGTCCCTGTCTCGGCCGAATACCAGAGTTAAAGCGATAGAGCTGCGAATGGGATCTTTTATTGTATATCCAACATTGTTGTGGGATGAACGGAATCTTGTACTTGTAGATACTGGCATTCCCGGGCAATTGGATAAGATTCGTAGGTTACTTGAAGCAGAAGGCTTTGGACTTGATCAGCTAACGCATATCATCATTACGCATCAAGACAGCGATCACATTGGCAGCCTGCCGGAGCTCATTCGGGAAAGGGGAAACGAGTTGACGGTGCTCGCACATGAGGAGACTGTACCCTATTTGACGGGAGCCATTCCGCTTATTAGAGGTACAACTTTTGCACCGTCCGTGCACGTTCATACGGCACTGAAGGATCGGGACATTCTGCCTCTGGCCGGCGGCATTCAAGTCGTCTTTACCCCAGGACACACGCCAGATCATATGTCCCTCTATCATATCCCGACGCAAACGTTAATTGCCGGCGATGCCTTAAATTCGCAAGATGGTAAGCTCCTGTCCTGCGACAAATATTACACGTTGGATCACCCTACTGCGCTGAAGTCGATTGCCAAGCTGCTGGAGCTGGATATTAAAAAAGTGATCACCTATCATGGTAACGAAGCTACTCATCGAATCAAGGAAACTCTCCAGAAAATAGTGAATGCCAGATGA